The DNA region GGTTTGGCGAGTTGCCCGAGGTGTATTTTTTGCGGCTTGGCGAGGGGGGGCGGATGCTTTCCCATGCGGCTTCCATGTTCACAGGTATCGTCGAAGAAACCGGCCGTGTGATCTCCTTTAATCAGGAGAAGGCGGCGTGGCGTTTGAGAATCGCCGCGCGCGTGGCGTTGGAGGGCGTGGCGTTGGGCGATAGTATCGCGATCAATGGGTGCTGTCTCACGGTGGTGCAATTTGACGCGACGCAGATGGAGTTCGACGTGCTCGAGGAGACGAAGCGGTTGACGAGCATTTCGGTGCTCGCGGCGGGATCTCCAGTGAACCTGGAGCGCAGTCTGCGTTTTGATGGGAAGATCGGCGGACATTTTGTCACGGGGCACATCGATGGGCTCGGCGTGATCGAGGTTTTTGAGCAACGCGGAGCGGATCATTTTCTGCGCGTGCGCACGCAGCCGGGTGGGGGACGGCACATCGTTCACAAGGGAAGCATCGCGATCGATGGGATCTCGCTGACGGTTGCGGAAGTGGAGGGCGACAGTTTCGCGGTGTGGCTGATTCCGCACACGGTCGCGTTTACTAATCTGCACACCAAGCGCGCGGGCGATCCGGTGAACTTGGAATTCGACTTGCTGGGCAAGTATGTCGAGAAGCTGCTCGCTCACCCTCAGCCACGTAACGCCTGACCTCCCATGCGCGCCGCGCTCACCGCTCTGTCTGATGAATTGAAGCGCCTGCGGGCTGGCGGCGTGAAAACCGTATCGGTCTCCGATCAGGCGCTGGCGGGTTTGCGGAAAATCGTCGCGGCGAGGGCAGGGCAGAGTGGTGGGAACGTGGCGACAACTTCGACAGCGAGCGGGACGGCGATGACGGACGCGCGAAAGGGCGTTTTGGCTCCTGGAGGGGCAGCGCCTTCGCCGGTGGAAGGCCGGGCGGGTATCTCGGTTTCAGCAGCTGCGGCCGCAACAAGCGGGCTGGCGTCACAGCCTGCGGCGACGACTGCTGGTGCGACTAAATTACCGCCGCCTCCTGTGGTGTCGTTGCCCCCTGGAGACAAGCAGACGCGTTGGGATGCGTTGCTCGCCATGATTAGGAGCGATTCGGTCTGCGTGCAGCATCTGCGGCCTGGCAAAAAAGTGGTGCTGGGTGTGGGCAGCCTCGATGCGAAGATTTTCTTCTGCGGCGAAGCGCCGGGCGCGGAAGAGGAGATCCAGGGCGAGCCGTTTGTCGGCCCGGCCGGCCAGCTCCTAACTAAGATGATTCAAGGGATGGGGCTGAAGCGCAGCGACGTTTACATCGGCAACATCATGAACTGGCGTCCGGATCTGCCGACGGTGCCGGGACAGGCGCAGATGGGCAATCGGCCGCCGACCGAGGAGGAGATCACGTATTGCCTGCCTTATCTGCGCGCGCAGCTGGAGATCGTGAATCCCGATCTGATCGTAGCCTTGGGCTCGACTGCGGCGCAGGGACTTTTTGGCTACGGCAGTTTCAAGACGCTGGGAGAAATCCGCGGCAACTGGAAACCGTTTGCCGAAAAGCCGGTCATGGTGACGTACCATCCGTCGTACATCCTCCGCAATCCCACGAACCGCTCGAAGCGGGCTATTTGGGAAGATCTTCTGAAGGTCATGCAGCGCGCCGCTCTTCCGATCTCGGACAAACAAAAATCCTTTTTCCTGGATAAATGAAACGACTCCTGACTGCCGCCACGTTCCTCGCCTCATTCGCCGGTGTCTTCGCCTCGAATAGCGACGACATGCCCTTCGACTTCGAGGTGCTGCAATATCGCGCCAAGGCATTGGCCTCAAAGCCCTACGCCACGCATGAAAGCCGCGTGCCGGACTCGTTGCGCAATCTGACGTACGATCAGTACCGCGACATCCGCTTCGAGCCCAACCGCGCGTGGTGGATGCGGGAGCGCCTGCCATTTCAGCTCCAGTTTTTTCATCCTGGTTTCATCTACAACAAGACGGTGCAGCTCTCGACGATCGAGCCGGATGGGAAAGAGAGTCCGGTCGAATTCTCCACGAAGCTTTTTTCATATGGAAAAAACACCGATCTGGGCCGTGTGCCCGGCGATGTGGGCTTCACCGGATTCCGGATACACTACGCTCTGAATAATCCGGCCTATCTTGACGAACTGGCAGTCTTCCAGGGGGCGAGCTACTTTCGCGCGCTCGGGCAGAAGATGCGTTACGGACTCTCCGCGCGCGGCCTCGCGCTCAACACCGCCGAGCCGGGTGGCGAGGAGTTCCCGATCTTTGAGGAGTTCTGGGTAAAGAGGCCCGCTGAAGACTCCAAAGACGTGGTTGTTTACGCGCTGCTCGACAGCCCGAGTGTGGCCGGTGCCTATCGCCTCACGATCGCGCCCGGCGCCTCAACGGTGATGGAGGTGAAAGCCGCTCTGTATTTGCGTGAGAGCGCCAATGTGAAGACCCTGGGGCTTGCTCCGCTGACGAGCATGTTCTGGTTCGGTGAAAATTCTTCGTCACGTGAAGGCGACCTGCGGCCGGAGGTTCACGACTCCGATGGAATTTTAATGGAGCGCGGCACGGGGGAATGGGTGTGGCGGCCGTTGACCAATCCTGGTGCGGTCCGTGTCGCTGCTTTCAGCGATGAAAACCCCAAAGGCTTCGGCCTAGTGCAGCGCGACCGTGCATTTTCTAACTACGAAGATATGGAGGCAGCTTATCACCTCCGGCCGAGCGCCTGGGTGGAGCCGATTGGCAAATGGGGCCGTGGATCTGTGCGCTTGGTCGAGCTGCCGACGCCCGATGAAACCAACGACAACATCGTCGCGTTTTGGACACCGGAGGCGCTACCGCCTGCAGGCAAGCCGTTGGTATTTGAATACAAGCTTCACTGGTTTATGGAAAAACAGGGAGGCGCCAAGGGGCCGCCCGCTGGCTTCACGTCGGCTACCAGGCAGGGCTTTTCCAAGACGCACGAACCGGAGCTGCGCCGCTTCTGGGTAGATTTTGACGGCGCTTACCTGCAGGGGGCTGGCAGCCCCAAGATCGAGGCTGTCGTGACGGTGGGCGCAGGCGCCGAGCTCGTGCATCAGGATGTCCAGAAAAACCAATACAACGGCACGTGGCGCGTGGCATTTTCGATCAAGCCCGATGGCTCTGGAAAGCCTGTGGAACTCCGTTGCTTCCTAAAACGGGAGCCCCATATCCTGACAGAAACATGGAGTTACCTCTGGAATCCGTAGACGCGCCTCTTTCGCGCTTCCGTCCCCGCACCGGG from Nibricoccus aquaticus includes:
- a CDS encoding riboflavin synthase; translated protein: MFTGIVEETGRVISFNQEKAAWRLRIAARVALEGVALGDSIAINGCCLTVVQFDATQMEFDVLEETKRLTSISVLAAGSPVNLERSLRFDGKIGGHFVTGHIDGLGVIEVFEQRGADHFLRVRTQPGGGRHIVHKGSIAIDGISLTVAEVEGDSFAVWLIPHTVAFTNLHTKRAGDPVNLEFDLLGKYVEKLLAHPQPRNA
- a CDS encoding uracil-DNA glycosylase codes for the protein MRAALTALSDELKRLRAGGVKTVSVSDQALAGLRKIVAARAGQSGGNVATTSTASGTAMTDARKGVLAPGGAAPSPVEGRAGISVSAAAAATSGLASQPAATTAGATKLPPPPVVSLPPGDKQTRWDALLAMIRSDSVCVQHLRPGKKVVLGVGSLDAKIFFCGEAPGAEEEIQGEPFVGPAGQLLTKMIQGMGLKRSDVYIGNIMNWRPDLPTVPGQAQMGNRPPTEEEITYCLPYLRAQLEIVNPDLIVALGSTAAQGLFGYGSFKTLGEIRGNWKPFAEKPVMVTYHPSYILRNPTNRSKRAIWEDLLKVMQRAALPISDKQKSFFLDK
- a CDS encoding glucan biosynthesis protein, producing the protein MKRLLTAATFLASFAGVFASNSDDMPFDFEVLQYRAKALASKPYATHESRVPDSLRNLTYDQYRDIRFEPNRAWWMRERLPFQLQFFHPGFIYNKTVQLSTIEPDGKESPVEFSTKLFSYGKNTDLGRVPGDVGFTGFRIHYALNNPAYLDELAVFQGASYFRALGQKMRYGLSARGLALNTAEPGGEEFPIFEEFWVKRPAEDSKDVVVYALLDSPSVAGAYRLTIAPGASTVMEVKAALYLRESANVKTLGLAPLTSMFWFGENSSSREGDLRPEVHDSDGILMERGTGEWVWRPLTNPGAVRVAAFSDENPKGFGLVQRDRAFSNYEDMEAAYHLRPSAWVEPIGKWGRGSVRLVELPTPDETNDNIVAFWTPEALPPAGKPLVFEYKLHWFMEKQGGAKGPPAGFTSATRQGFSKTHEPELRRFWVDFDGAYLQGAGSPKIEAVVTVGAGAELVHQDVQKNQYNGTWRVAFSIKPDGSGKPVELRCFLKREPHILTETWSYLWNP